The genomic region AGAAAGTCACCGTAGGTATCAAAAAAGAAGACTGTTATTTATTTAACCGTGATGGTGACGCACTGGTTGATCGCCCTGTACCAGCTAGATAGCGTCTGTATTACAGACAAAAAAATAGCCCATGCAAGGGCTATTTTTTTGTCCAAATTAAAAGCAAAGAAAAAAGGCTCAGCAATAAAAATCAATGAAAACGACTGACTTTTACGACCTCTGAAAAGTAGTGCATCAAGCTGTCTAAAAATACTCTAACCGCAGGTGTCATGCTCTTTCTGCTGGAATACACGGCCTGAACAATACTTACCTTTGTCGTCCAGTCAGGTAGAACGCGCACTAAATCCCCCGATTCTAAATCCTCACTCGCCACGATCTCCGGAACCAAGCCAACCCCAACGCCCTGTAAAGCAGAACTAAGTAACAAGCCTCGATTCAGACACACCAGCCTTGGGTGATGCTGAACCAAACAGATAGAGCTATCTGGGCCAAGTAAATCCCACTGATGTAAAGACTCCTGCTTACCAAAAGTCTCTGTCAATGTCGGCATTTTAGACAGCTGACTTGGATGATTAGGCATGCCAAATTCATTAATAAACTGAGGGCTGGCCACCAAAATCATCTTACTTGTGGCCAGTTTTTTAGCGACAACACCGGCTTCGTTTACAATTGCGCCGCGTGTTCGTAAGGCAATATCAATCCGCTCCTCTAGTACCTGAACATCCCTATCTGTTGCATCCAGATAAACAGATACCTTGGGATACTTTTTCATGAATTCAGGCAGGAAAACAGAAAAGTGATGCTGTGCCAATAGCACAGGGCAACTCACTCGAACCACACCCGAAGGCACTGACTGTAATAATGCAACAGACTCGTAAGCAGATTGCCCTTCCGCCACCATATTTGCAGCGCCTTCGTACAACTGCAGCCCTGCATCGGTTAAGGTGAATTTTCGGCTATTACGCTGAATCAATTGGATTCCCAGCTTGTCTTCTAGCTGAGCAACTCGGCGACTCAATAAAGACTTTGTGATCCCTGACACACGCTCGGCAGCGGTGAAACCACCATTTTCGGCGGTCAGGTAAAAATAGTAGATATCGTTAAAATCCATCAATCGCTTTATTACCCTGCAAAAAAGACCAAAAAATGACATTATAAAACGCTAGTTTAGGCGTTTTTGACAACCCATAACAATCACACCAATAATCCCGACCGCAAACAACAAAGAGAAATAATCAATTCCCGCCAATATAACGGCATTACGATGCACTTGATCCGCAATCCACGCAAA from Marinomonas rhizomae harbors:
- a CDS encoding LysR family transcriptional regulator, translating into MDFNDIYYFYLTAENGGFTAAERVSGITKSLLSRRVAQLEDKLGIQLIQRNSRKFTLTDAGLQLYEGAANMVAEGQSAYESVALLQSVPSGVVRVSCPVLLAQHHFSVFLPEFMKKYPKVSVYLDATDRDVQVLEERIDIALRTRGAIVNEAGVVAKKLATSKMILVASPQFINEFGMPNHPSQLSKMPTLTETFGKQESLHQWDLLGPDSSICLVQHHPRLVCLNRGLLLSSALQGVGVGLVPEIVASEDLESGDLVRVLPDWTTKVSIVQAVYSSRKSMTPAVRVFLDSLMHYFSEVVKVSRFH